A single region of the Lycium barbarum isolate Lr01 chromosome 2, ASM1917538v2, whole genome shotgun sequence genome encodes:
- the LOC132624647 gene encoding aluminum-activated malate transporter 8-like, with amino-acid sequence MFANFAWWEPAHGLFRFNNPGKVYLKIGNLSRDCACHLHALSGHLKSKSKAPTEFHRRTEEACKRMIKESSNALKDLAFSIKTRTQPSSSTAQPDPYIAKFAISDLRSTLVITTKTFSEAETIDFITTMSVASILIDVITCVDKISEAVEELSIKARFKKEEKKEEEEKEEQEDSWPTEALEKPLTPRSPQLLLHRGIVNPIFEGDNINSGDFVVEVTVEEENPIAGEHVVCEIHAIEEVMKPKEKGEHVVIGVDDESRGGSRI; translated from the exons ATGTTT GCAAACTTTGCATGGTGGGAGCCTGCACACGGATTATTCAGGTTTAATAATCCAGGGAAAGTGTATTTGAAGATTGGTAACCTTAGTAGGGATTGTGCTTGCCATCTTCATGCTCTTAGTGGTCACTTAAAATCCAAGTCTAAG GCACCAACGGAGTTCCATAGAAGAACAGAAGAAGCATGCAAAAGAATGATAAAGGAATCTAGCAATGCCTTAAAAGACCTTGCATTCTCCATCAAAACCAGGACCCAACCTTCTTCCTCAACGGCACAACCTGACCCATATATTGCAAAATTCGCGATCAGTGACCTTAGATCGACGCTTGTAATTACCACAAAAACCTTCTCAGAAGCTGAGACCATTGATTTCATCACAACAATGTCGGTGGCGTCGATACTCATCGATGTCATCACATGCGTCGACAAAATCTCTGAGGCTGTCGAAGAGCTTTCTATTAAAGCACGTTTCAAGAAGGAAgaaaagaaggaggaggaggagaaggaggagcaGGAGGATTCCTGGCCGACCGAGGCGCTAGAAAAACCACTAACGCCTCGGTCTCCACAACTCCTCCTCCACCGCGGAATTGTGAACCCTATCTTTGAGGGTGACAACATTAATAGTGGAGATTTTGTTGTGGAGGTCACGGTGGAGGAGGAGAATCCAATAGCTGGAGAACATGTTGTGTGTGAGATACATGCAATAGAGGAGGTGATGAAACCAAAGGAAAAAGGAGAGCATGTTGTAATTGGAGTTGATGATGAaagcagaggcggatccagaataTGA